The Candidatus Poribacteria bacterium region CTACGATAAGTATATATCCGTAGAAACATTCCCACACATGCGGATGGAGAAGGCGCAAATTGCGCATGACATGATGGCAGGCACGTTGAAAGCGTTGGGTTTGAGATAAAACGAAAGAGGCGCGGTTTTCAACCGCGCCTACAGGGCAATGGATTAATCTGACTTCAATGCTTGGATGCCGGGCCAATCCCGCCACATATCCTTGTTGGGGGGTTCTTCCTGCGTTTGTTCTAATTCTGTTTTCCGAAAGTCGTATAGGACTGCCTGTCGGATCTGCCGTGAGTAGTTATGTCCTGCCGCATGACCGATGCGATGGTGCCAGAAGACGACATCCCCCGCGTTCCCATAGCATTCAACACCGGGTTCTTTGCTGAGACGCTCGCGGTCGATCTCGTACTGCGGTGTCGGTTCGTTTTTGTATTGGGAGTGGTAATCATAATAGAAGATTTTGTGGCTTCTTGGCCAGACTGTAAACCCGCCTCCCTCCGACGGCACATCGTCAATGTAACCGACGGCACCGAGATGGAACGGATGGGCGTCAACGTGACACCCAATCGACTTCTTCGGGATATCGCCGTAAGGGAGCGTGCAATAGATACCGCGCACGCGGTCGGGCTGCATGAGGTTGCCTTCCCCTAAAAATTGCTCTGCCATCCGCCAAACATTTGGATCGGTAGCAAGCAGCTGAACCATCCACTCTTCGCCACCCGGTTCACGGAAATTCCACCGGAATCCGCGTCGATGATTATTTCCGTCGGGGTTCTCTTCCTCTGGTGTGAACGGACCGATCCATGTTTCAGGATCTTCGCGTTTGCGTCCTTCGGGGGCACCGTCCCAGAGCCTTGTCCGTGCCCGTTCCATCAATTCTGGGTTGAGGACGTTCCGTTTCACCAAATATCCTTCATTTCTGAAAAATTCGATATCTTCCCGTGTAAGTTCAACCATTTTTAATCTTACCTTGCGGAAGAACGACGTGCATCAGGATTTTGACGTGTCATTCTTAAATCCGCCCTCCATTTCATTACGGGCTATGGGTTCGATCCTAAAAAGCCCCTACAGATTTTTAAAGATTCCTTACGGTTAAATGAGGTGGGTTTGTGCTTTAACATTCATTGCTCAAATCCGCTTTTTAAAGATTCCTTACGGTTAAATGAGGTGGGTTTGTGCTTTAACGCTCTTTGCTCAAATCCGCTCTCCATGCGCAAGCCGCGTGTGGGTTTGCGGACAATACGAGCTACGCACTTGATGCTGCGAAGACGAATTGTTGGACACCTTTAAATGGACTTCGGATTTCATGTGCCTTTTTTCAATGTTGCAAGAATTTTAAAGGAATTCAACGATTTTTTCAAGGAAAAGCAACAAATTGGTCGTTATTCAGGCGTACAGCAAGCTTGGAGAGGCAAATTTGACAACATGCGGGATTTTAACTATAATTAACGCATGCCAAAATTCGTAGTCGTTCTCCTGCTATTCATTGCGTATCCACTTCTCCTTTTTGCACATCCAGAAGGCATGGGGGAGCACGTCGTTGAAGCTTACCGAATTGTCGATGAACCCCCGCACATTGATGGGATATTGGACGACGCTGTGTGGCAGCAGGCGGTGCCGCGAAGCGGTTTTATTCAACTCGAACCGTCGCGCGGGAAGCCCGCAACCGACGACACAGAATTCCGCATCGCTTACGATGTGCATAACATCTATGTCGCCTTCCGATGTTACGACGCTGAACCCACTAAGATTGTTAATCGGAT contains the following coding sequences:
- a CDS encoding phytanoyl-CoA dioxygenase family protein, producing the protein MVELTREDIEFFRNEGYLVKRNVLNPELMERARTRLWDGAPEGRKREDPETWIGPFTPEEENPDGNNHRRGFRWNFREPGGEEWMVQLLATDPNVWRMAEQFLGEGNLMQPDRVRGIYCTLPYGDIPKKSIGCHVDAHPFHLGAVGYIDDVPSEGGGFTVWPRSHKIFYYDYHSQYKNEPTPQYEIDRERLSKEPGVECYGNAGDVVFWHHRIGHAAGHNYSRQIRQAVLYDFRKTELEQTQEEPPNKDMWRDWPGIQALKSD